In a single window of the Terriglobia bacterium genome:
- the nrfD gene encoding polysulfide reductase NrfD, whose protein sequence is MATEPLKGSPELVPAPLIGPGYNYATVTDKISSIVLTQKTPRSWIFGFAVAFFLLMVLMFAIGRLFLLGVGIWGIEIPVGWGWAIVNFVWWVGIAHAGTLISAILLLMHQEWRTSINRFAEAMTLFAVSCAGMFPLLHLGRPWMFYWLFPYPNTMKVWPQFRSPLVWDVFAVSTYATVSLMFWYVGLIPDLATIRDRSKRRVGQKIYGILAMGWRGSAAHWKRYETAYLLLAGLATPLVVSVHSVVSFDFAVGIVPGWHSTIFPPYFVAGAIYSGFAMVLTISIPVRKVYGLEDFITQRHLDNMAKILLATGLIVGYGYVMETFMAFYSGSPYDKFMIMSRMTGPYMKFYWALIFCNMVVPQFLWSNRVRSSISGLWVISILVNIGMWLERYVIVVGSLARDYMPTMWYRYSGTVWDVATYVGSIGLFLTLLFLFLRYLPMISIFELRQLVPPEKKPAALGGTQARVEG, encoded by the coding sequence ATGGCCACAGAGCCCTTGAAGGGATCACCCGAGCTCGTACCCGCGCCGCTGATCGGTCCCGGTTATAACTACGCTACCGTGACCGACAAGATCAGCTCCATTGTGCTGACCCAAAAGACCCCGCGGAGCTGGATCTTCGGCTTTGCGGTGGCCTTCTTTCTCCTGATGGTGCTGATGTTTGCCATCGGCCGATTGTTCCTGCTGGGGGTGGGAATTTGGGGGATCGAAATTCCGGTCGGCTGGGGATGGGCGATTGTCAACTTTGTCTGGTGGGTGGGAATCGCCCATGCCGGCACCCTGATCTCCGCCATCCTGCTTCTGATGCACCAGGAATGGCGGACTTCGATCAATCGCTTTGCCGAGGCGATGACCCTGTTCGCAGTGTCCTGCGCGGGGATGTTTCCGCTGCTCCATCTGGGCCGGCCCTGGATGTTTTACTGGCTGTTCCCCTATCCCAACACCATGAAGGTGTGGCCGCAGTTTCGCAGCCCGCTGGTCTGGGACGTTTTTGCGGTGTCCACCTATGCCACGGTTTCCCTGATGTTCTGGTACGTCGGACTGATTCCCGATCTTGCCACCATTCGCGACCGGTCGAAGCGGCGGGTGGGTCAGAAGATTTATGGGATTCTCGCCATGGGATGGCGGGGTTCGGCAGCCCACTGGAAGCGTTATGAGACGGCGTATTTACTGCTGGCGGGACTGGCTACCCCCCTGGTCGTGTCGGTGCACAGCGTGGTGAGTTTCGACTTTGCGGTGGGGATTGTTCCGGGATGGCATTCCACCATCTTTCCGCCCTATTTTGTGGCGGGGGCGATCTATTCCGGATTTGCCATGGTGCTGACCATCTCCATTCCGGTCCGTAAAGTTTATGGGCTTGAAGATTTCATTACCCAGCGCCATCTCGACAACATGGCCAAGATCCTCCTGGCCACCGGTTTGATCGTGGGTTACGGATATGTGATGGAAACGTTCATGGCGTTTTACAGCGGAAGCCCGTACGACAAGTTCATGATCATGTCCCGGATGACCGGACCCTACATGAAATTTTACTGGGCCCTGATTTTTTGCAACATGGTCGTCCCGCAGTTTCTGTGGTCCAACCGGGTGCGCTCCAGTATCAGCGGACTGTGGGTGATATCCATTCTGGTCAACATTGGGATGTGGCTGGAGCGCTATGTCATCGTGGTCGGCAGCCTGGCTCGGGATTACATGCCGACCATGTGGTATCGCTATTCCGGCACGGTGTGGGATGTCGCGACGTATGTCGGTTCAATCGGCCTGTTCCTGACCCTGCTGTTCCTGTTCCTCCGATATCTTCCGATGATTTCGATCTTTGAACTTCGCCAACTCGTGCCGCCGGAAAAGAAACCGGCCGCCCTGGGGGGAACGCAAGCCCGTGTCGAGGGATGA
- a CDS encoding TAT-variant-translocated molybdopterin oxidoreductase encodes MSSINEKGISRQALDPASIRARLEKTRGREYWRSLDELAGTEEFLEFLRNEFPRQSGLLGEGLDRRQALKLMGASLALAGLAGCAHMPTEKILPYVRQPEEVVPGKPLFFATAMPFGGFGKGLLVESHLGRPTKIEGNPQHPASLGATDAFAQASILTLYDPDRSQTVSRLGNINTWVEFVGVVNEIRAEQQISKGAGLRILTETLTSPTLASQLQELLAEFPRAQWHQYEPVGRDNLKAGARLAFGEMVETVYRFDQADVILSLESDFLFAGPGCVRYARDFTRRRRMEAEPSGMNRLYVVENAPSVTGAMADHRLRMRSTDIVGLARFLAKSLGIATGFEGPGSLSVGEGVWISTAARDLQRHRGSCVVLAGEPQPPIVHALCHAMNEALGNVGKTVVYTDPVEANSIDQRQSLEALVSDMKSGQVEALFILGGDPVFNAPADVPFGDALGRVKLAVHLGLYEDQTSQLCHWHIPETHYLEAWGDVRTYDGTTSIIQPLIAPLYAGKSAYEVLAALQGRSTRSGYEIVQDYWKNHGQKNAGLSSKSFKEFWEVALYNGFIDGTALNPKSVSVKKGIASSPSSQPSQSTSAAAAQAAAPRPLEIVFRPDPTIWDGRFVNNGWLQELPKPMSKLTWDNAVWISSATADRLGIHNEEVVSLRFEGREVKAPAWIMPGHADESLTVHFGYGSPLAGRIGAGTGFNAYPLRTSVHPWIGSGVEIQRTGEQAALAVTNIHHSMEGRDFVRVASLEEYRKNPHFAQEMDPAPPPDSTLYPEIKDTGYAWGMAINLNSCIGCNACVVACQAENNIPVVGKDQVRRSREMQWIRIDHYFHGGPDDPEIYHEPVMCMHCENAPCELVCPVGATNHSAEGLNQMIYNRCVGTRYCSNNCPYKVRRFNFYQFGDWETASLKLQRNPNVTVRSRGVMEKCSYCVQRINAAKIDAEKENRKVRDGEVVTACQATCPTEAIVFGDINDPTSRVSRLKAQTLNYGLLTELTTHPRTTYLAKIRNPNPEMEES; translated from the coding sequence ATGTCATCGATAAACGAAAAGGGGATTTCCAGGCAGGCTCTTGACCCGGCTTCCATTCGGGCGCGTCTGGAGAAAACACGAGGCCGGGAGTACTGGCGAAGCCTGGACGAGCTTGCCGGGACCGAGGAATTTCTGGAGTTTCTCCGCAATGAATTTCCACGGCAATCCGGCTTGCTTGGGGAAGGCCTCGACCGTCGTCAGGCTTTGAAACTCATGGGGGCCTCGCTGGCGCTGGCGGGCCTGGCCGGTTGCGCCCACATGCCGACGGAAAAGATCCTGCCCTATGTCCGTCAACCGGAAGAGGTCGTGCCCGGCAAACCCCTGTTCTTTGCAACGGCCATGCCGTTCGGGGGATTCGGAAAGGGCTTGTTGGTCGAAAGTCACCTCGGGCGACCCACGAAAATCGAAGGGAATCCGCAGCACCCCGCCAGTCTGGGCGCGACCGATGCGTTTGCCCAGGCGTCCATCCTGACGCTCTACGATCCGGACCGGTCGCAAACGGTGTCCCGACTCGGGAATATTAACACCTGGGTCGAATTCGTCGGCGTTGTGAACGAGATCCGGGCCGAACAGCAAATCAGCAAGGGCGCCGGGCTGCGCATCCTCACCGAGACGTTGACCTCACCTACGCTTGCCTCCCAGCTCCAGGAATTGCTGGCCGAGTTTCCCCGCGCCCAATGGCACCAATACGAGCCCGTCGGGCGCGACAACCTGAAGGCCGGGGCACGGTTGGCCTTCGGTGAAATGGTGGAAACCGTGTACCGCTTCGACCAGGCCGATGTCATTCTTTCTCTGGAGTCCGACTTTCTTTTCGCAGGCCCCGGTTGCGTCCGCTATGCTCGGGACTTCACCAGACGCCGCCGTATGGAGGCGGAGCCGAGCGGGATGAACCGGTTGTACGTTGTCGAGAACGCCCCCTCCGTGACCGGCGCCATGGCGGACCATCGCCTTCGCATGCGGTCCACCGACATCGTAGGACTGGCCCGGTTCCTGGCAAAATCCCTGGGGATCGCCACCGGATTTGAAGGCCCGGGTTCTTTGAGCGTTGGCGAGGGCGTATGGATCAGCACCGCAGCCCGCGATCTTCAACGCCACCGCGGCTCATGTGTGGTGTTGGCGGGGGAGCCGCAGCCTCCAATCGTTCACGCCCTCTGCCATGCGATGAATGAGGCGTTGGGCAACGTCGGAAAGACCGTGGTGTATACGGATCCCGTGGAAGCCAATTCCATCGACCAGAGGCAATCCCTCGAGGCCCTGGTCTCTGATATGAAGTCCGGCCAGGTGGAGGCCCTCTTCATCCTGGGAGGGGATCCGGTGTTCAACGCTCCCGCGGATGTGCCTTTTGGCGATGCCCTTGGAAGGGTCAAACTGGCAGTCCATCTGGGGCTCTATGAAGACCAAACCTCACAACTGTGCCACTGGCACATCCCCGAAACACATTACCTGGAGGCATGGGGTGACGTTCGCACTTATGACGGAACGACCTCCATCATCCAGCCGCTCATCGCTCCGTTGTACGCGGGCAAGTCGGCCTATGAGGTGCTCGCCGCGCTGCAGGGCCGGTCCACAAGATCCGGCTACGAGATTGTGCAGGACTATTGGAAGAATCACGGTCAGAAGAATGCGGGTCTGAGTTCAAAGAGCTTTAAAGAATTCTGGGAGGTCGCGCTTTATAACGGCTTCATCGATGGGACCGCCCTGAATCCAAAATCGGTGAGCGTCAAGAAGGGAATTGCATCGTCCCCCTCTTCTCAGCCATCGCAAAGCACATCGGCGGCTGCGGCCCAAGCCGCGGCTCCCCGTCCTCTGGAGATTGTTTTTCGGCCCGACCCCACGATCTGGGATGGCCGATTTGTGAACAACGGCTGGTTACAGGAGCTGCCCAAGCCGATGAGCAAGCTGACCTGGGACAACGCGGTGTGGATCAGTTCCGCCACGGCGGACCGCCTCGGGATCCACAATGAAGAGGTGGTGAGCCTGCGTTTCGAAGGGCGCGAGGTGAAAGCCCCGGCGTGGATCATGCCGGGCCATGCGGATGAATCCCTCACGGTGCATTTCGGGTATGGCAGTCCGCTCGCCGGCCGCATCGGCGCCGGGACCGGCTTCAACGCCTACCCACTCCGGACCTCGGTCCATCCCTGGATCGGATCCGGCGTGGAAATCCAGAGGACCGGAGAGCAAGCCGCCCTGGCGGTGACCAACATTCATCACAGTATGGAAGGGAGAGATTTCGTTCGCGTCGCGAGTCTGGAAGAGTACCGGAAGAACCCCCACTTCGCGCAAGAGATGGATCCCGCTCCGCCGCCCGACTCGACGCTGTATCCCGAGATTAAAGACACCGGATATGCCTGGGGAATGGCCATTAATCTGAATAGCTGCATCGGGTGCAATGCCTGCGTCGTGGCCTGCCAGGCCGAAAACAATATCCCGGTGGTGGGGAAAGACCAGGTCCGCCGCAGCCGGGAGATGCAGTGGATCCGGATCGATCACTATTTCCATGGAGGCCCCGACGATCCCGAGATCTACCATGAGCCGGTGATGTGCATGCACTGCGAAAATGCCCCCTGCGAATTGGTGTGTCCGGTCGGAGCCACCAACCACAGCGCCGAAGGTCTGAACCAGATGATTTACAACCGGTGTGTCGGGACCCGCTATTGCTCCAACAATTGTCCCTACAAAGTGCGGCGGTTTAATTTCTATCAGTTTGGTGACTGGGAGACAGCCAGCCTCAAGCTGCAAAGGAATCCCAACGTGACGGTGCGCAGCCGCGGTGTCATGGAGAAGTGCAGCTACTGCGTCCAGCGGATTAATGCGGCCAAGATTGATGCCGAGAAAGAAAACCGCAAGGTCCGCGATGGGGAGGTGGTGACCGCTTGCCAGGCGACATGTCCCACCGAGGCCATCGTCTTTGGCGACATCAATGATCCGACGAGTCGCGTCTCGCGCCTCAAGGCACAAACGTTGAATTACGGCTTGTTGACGGAGTTGACCACGCATCCAAGGACGACCTATCTGGCGAAGATAAGAAATCCGAACCCCGAGATGGAAGAAAGCTGA
- a CDS encoding cytochrome c family protein produces the protein MAQIFHRSTNILSRLTIYGAVFILAGLVWAAYIIYSSPYFTEVNVARQQPVPFSHKHHVSGLGLDCRFCHTSVEESSFAGIPPTETCMTCHSQIWSDSPMLEPVRASYRNNTSLEWTRVYQLPGYAYFNHSIHLNKGIGCSTCHGRVDRMPLTARENPMQMQWCLDCHRNVERYVRPREDVFKMDYVPPRDQLALGEKLVKEYKIQKLTDCTTCHR, from the coding sequence ATGGCGCAGATATTTCATCGCAGCACGAACATCCTGTCGAGGCTCACCATCTACGGGGCCGTTTTTATCCTTGCCGGCCTCGTTTGGGCGGCCTACATCATTTATAGTTCTCCTTATTTTACGGAAGTCAACGTCGCCCGCCAGCAACCCGTCCCTTTCAGCCATAAACACCATGTCAGCGGCCTGGGACTGGATTGCCGTTTTTGCCATACCTCGGTGGAGGAGTCCTCTTTTGCAGGAATCCCTCCCACTGAGACCTGTATGACTTGTCATTCCCAAATTTGGTCTGACAGCCCCATGCTCGAGCCCGTGCGGGCAAGTTACCGCAACAACACTTCGCTGGAATGGACACGGGTTTACCAGCTTCCCGGCTACGCCTACTTCAATCACAGCATCCATCTCAACAAAGGCATCGGCTGTTCCACCTGTCACGGACGCGTCGACCGCATGCCGCTCACCGCTCGAGAGAATCCGATGCAGATGCAATGGTGCCTCGATTGTCATCGCAACGTGGAGCGGTATGTCCGGCCCCGGGAGGATGTCTTCAAGATGGATTATGTGCCGCCCCGCGATCAACTCGCGTTGGGAGAGAAGCTGGTGAAGGAATACAAGATTCAAAAACTGACGGATTGCACGACATGTCATCGATAA
- a CDS encoding RNA-binding protein, whose amino-acid sequence MMRDSVALRSTIEPNSSSTAQTNKEIIVNIYVGNLSRDASEEDIRTAFQSFGQIEAVNIIRDKFSGEPRGFGFVEMPNQAEAQAAITALNGSDLKGRALSVNEARPRPSFERRPGGGGRPGGGGGYGGGRGGGGGRGGRHGGGGGGGGHRSW is encoded by the coding sequence ATGATGAGGGATTCCGTGGCGTTGCGTTCCACAATTGAACCTAACTCAAGCAGTACGGCCCAAACCAATAAGGAGATCATTGTGAACATTTACGTGGGTAATTTATCTCGAGACGCCAGTGAGGAGGATATTCGGACTGCTTTCCAGTCCTTCGGACAGATCGAGGCGGTCAACATCATCCGGGACAAGTTCAGTGGCGAACCGAGGGGATTTGGTTTCGTGGAAATGCCTAATCAGGCTGAGGCCCAGGCTGCAATCACCGCTCTGAATGGCTCCGATCTGAAAGGCAGGGCACTGAGCGTGAATGAGGCCCGCCCGCGTCCGTCGTTTGAGCGGCGCCCGGGCGGGGGTGGAAGACCCGGGGGTGGAGGCGGATATGGTGGTGGCCGAGGCGGTGGAGGCGGTCGGGGCGGGAGACATGGTGGGGGTGGTGGCGGCGGCGGACACCGTTCCTGGTAA
- a CDS encoding APC family permease, producing the protein MTVHSIERGNPSLRHALHAKEYFTLAFGSMVGVGWMVVIDDWLARGGAVGAMLGFLIGGLALVPIGYVYGRLTERMPDAGSEIAYTGAVFPRWVSFSTGWAMTLAYLIVCPYEAVAVGRVASYVFPSMNAMELYRVGGYPVFLPHLLAGLVLTAMITLVNYRGVQVSAAFQNVTTFGLLAIFVIFSVLGWSRGSTHNFMPPFADSRGVTGGLLSTLMVLQIVPYFMTGFESAPKASEEAAVDFKSKHFVRVIFLALGAGIVFYVGVIAVVSMVQPWMSLTKERFATAVAFERAFGSRFLVQLIMFGVLLSLLKVFNGNFLTSTRLLFAMGRRSLLDEQLSRVHERFRTPAVSIVFVGCLTAIASFLGQAVLVPISEVGSLTSAVGWFATCLAFLKGAGGASSHRGRMIGYAGMVVAAMLILMKVLPAIPGSFHRYEYVVLAVWIALGVLLWRRRTVA; encoded by the coding sequence ATGACCGTCCACTCAATCGAAAGAGGGAATCCCTCGCTCCGGCACGCGCTGCACGCCAAGGAATACTTCACCCTTGCCTTTGGATCGATGGTCGGCGTGGGCTGGATGGTGGTCATCGATGATTGGCTGGCGCGCGGGGGAGCGGTGGGAGCGATGCTGGGCTTTCTGATCGGCGGCCTGGCGCTTGTTCCGATCGGATATGTGTACGGGCGACTCACGGAGCGGATGCCTGATGCGGGAAGCGAGATTGCTTACACGGGCGCCGTTTTTCCCCGTTGGGTGAGCTTTTCCACCGGCTGGGCGATGACCCTGGCCTACTTGATCGTGTGCCCGTACGAGGCGGTCGCGGTCGGGCGAGTGGCCTCTTATGTCTTCCCCTCGATGAATGCCATGGAGCTCTATCGCGTGGGAGGCTATCCCGTCTTCCTGCCCCATCTGCTCGCCGGTTTGGTTCTCACTGCAATGATCACCCTGGTGAATTACCGCGGAGTTCAAGTGAGCGCCGCGTTTCAGAATGTGACCACCTTCGGCCTGCTGGCGATTTTTGTCATCTTTTCGGTGCTGGGCTGGTCTCGGGGGAGCACCCACAATTTCATGCCGCCCTTCGCCGACAGCCGGGGGGTTACCGGCGGATTGCTTTCCACTTTGATGGTCCTTCAAATTGTTCCGTACTTCATGACCGGGTTTGAATCCGCACCCAAGGCCTCGGAGGAGGCGGCCGTCGATTTCAAGTCAAAGCACTTTGTGCGGGTCATCTTTCTCGCCCTCGGTGCAGGAATCGTCTTTTATGTTGGAGTCATTGCGGTCGTGTCCATGGTCCAACCCTGGATGAGCCTGACGAAGGAGCGGTTTGCGACGGCTGTGGCCTTTGAGCGAGCCTTCGGATCGCGCTTCCTGGTGCAATTGATCATGTTCGGTGTGTTGCTCTCCCTGCTCAAGGTCTTTAATGGAAACTTTCTGACCTCGACACGGCTGCTCTTCGCGATGGGTCGCCGGTCCCTGCTCGACGAGCAACTGAGCCGGGTGCATGAGCGGTTCCGCACCCCTGCCGTCTCCATCGTCTTTGTGGGCTGCCTGACGGCGATCGCCTCCTTCCTTGGACAAGCGGTCCTGGTTCCCATCTCCGAAGTGGGGTCGCTCACTTCGGCGGTAGGATGGTTTGCGACCTGCCTTGCCTTTCTCAAAGGGGCAGGCGGAGCGTCGTCCCATCGTGGGCGAATGATTGGGTACGCGGGGATGGTCGTGGCCGCGATGCTGATTCTCATGAAGGTGCTCCCCGCTATTCCCGGAAGCTTCCACCGTTACGAGTACGTGGTGCTGGCGGTGTGGATTGCGCTGGGTGTTCTGCTTTGGCGCCGGCGCACCGTCGCTTGA
- a CDS encoding MGMT family protein, translated as MKPRKTWAEKLADSKDLPKVVAIPEKMREKWGTGTLVVPAPHEVDEIMRNVPRGKLITINEIRVVLARKHGATIGCPITTGIFAWIAAHAAEESATKGKRRITPYWRTLKSRGMINEKYPGGAKGQIAKLRIEGHRVSRRGSKYAVEDFEESLVLKDPEEE; from the coding sequence ATGAAACCCAGGAAAACTTGGGCGGAAAAACTTGCCGACAGTAAGGACCTGCCGAAGGTGGTCGCCATCCCGGAGAAGATGCGCGAAAAGTGGGGAACCGGCACCCTTGTGGTTCCGGCACCTCATGAGGTCGATGAAATCATGAGGAACGTCCCCCGGGGGAAGCTGATCACCATCAATGAAATTCGGGTCGTGCTGGCGCGCAAACACGGTGCCACGATTGGGTGCCCGATCACCACGGGGATCTTTGCCTGGATTGCCGCTCATGCCGCGGAGGAGTCGGCCACCAAGGGAAAGAGGCGAATTACTCCCTATTGGCGGACTTTGAAGTCGAGGGGCATGATCAACGAGAAATATCCGGGAGGGGCAAAAGGTCAGATTGCAAAATTGAGAATCGAAGGACACCGCGTCTCGAGGAGAGGGAGTAAATACGCGGTGGAGGATTTCGAGGAATCCTTGGTGCTCAAAGATCCAGAAGAAGAGTGA
- a CDS encoding SagB/ThcOx family dehydrogenase — protein sequence MKIKSSILTGMALVVMALSSSLPLAQELRPIELPAPQMDNGRPLMQVLKDRHTTRAFSTEKLPVQVLSNLLWAAFGINRPKTGGRTAPSAMNWQEIDLYVATADGLFLYDAKANLLKPILKEDVRALTGSQPFVKEAPVNLIYVSDLARTSRASSEDQNLYTGADAGFISQNVYLFCASEGLATVVRGSVDRPALAKAMKLRPEQRIILAQSVGKPKQ from the coding sequence ATGAAAATCAAATCTTCGATCTTGACAGGGATGGCCCTGGTTGTAATGGCACTTTCGTCCTCCCTGCCCCTGGCCCAGGAGCTGAGGCCCATCGAACTGCCGGCTCCCCAGATGGACAACGGGCGCCCGCTCATGCAAGTTCTCAAAGACCGGCACACCACAAGGGCATTCAGCACTGAGAAATTACCGGTGCAGGTGCTTTCCAACTTGCTCTGGGCAGCCTTCGGCATTAATCGACCCAAGACCGGGGGCCGGACCGCACCCTCAGCGATGAATTGGCAGGAAATCGATCTCTATGTTGCCACCGCGGATGGGCTCTTCCTCTATGACGCCAAAGCCAACCTGTTGAAGCCGATCCTCAAGGAAGACGTCCGGGCTTTGACCGGCAGCCAGCCGTTTGTTAAGGAAGCTCCGGTGAATCTCATTTATGTCTCGGATCTGGCACGGACGAGCCGGGCGTCTTCAGAGGATCAAAATCTGTATACAGGCGCAGACGCCGGATTCATCAGCCAGAACGTGTACCTGTTCTGTGCGTCAGAAGGGTTGGCGACCGTGGTCCGGGGCTCGGTCGATCGTCCAGCGCTGGCGAAGGCCATGAAACTGAGGCCGGAACAGAGGATCATCCTTGCCCAATCTGTAGGGAAGCCGAAACAGTGA
- a CDS encoding serine/threonine-protein phosphatase — protein MANFSILLSSFLLQGPSPIQLRAQLRADLGQILLAVLFVSVGVAVLILAGLRRRFKDLSLVSFGVCGVLYGVRLFSSAGTTPLLFDVPPILWVYITAFITYFIPVPFVVYLEQFMGRGWKSSIRRLWQLQGLYAAVAIPLSAFRHNPWEAGGWNNALVILIMVVIFGNLFRMVPRLAGELKVFWAGVTIFMIFILNANLVQRGLLPWRWTAEPIGLLIFIGFLGYAVARRFFMNERQLLAIEQEMITARRIQASILPQQMPEVLGLNLAARYLPMAAVAGDFYDFLVLDGKGIGILVADVSGHGVPAALIASMVKVSFASQAPLALDPAAVLAGMNQVFCGKFEREFITAGYLLLDMGNRKLVYAGAGHPSPLLLKRSENKIYELSENGLIMGQFPEAHYVNAELDLGPGDRIVLYTDGIPETTNPSGEFFGEDRLKQFLKAQEHRSPGRFADALLEQLFRWSGKRSGETLDDDLTLIVVDIETAAASTD, from the coding sequence ATGGCAAACTTTTCTATCCTTCTATCTAGTTTCCTCTTGCAGGGCCCGTCCCCGATTCAACTGAGGGCCCAGTTGCGCGCGGATCTGGGCCAGATCCTGCTTGCCGTGCTGTTCGTATCGGTGGGCGTCGCCGTGTTAATCCTGGCCGGGTTGCGGCGGAGATTCAAGGATCTTTCGCTCGTCTCGTTTGGCGTGTGCGGTGTGCTTTATGGGGTGCGCTTGTTTTCAAGTGCCGGGACAACACCGCTACTTTTTGACGTCCCGCCCATCTTGTGGGTTTATATAACCGCGTTCATTACTTATTTCATCCCGGTCCCGTTTGTGGTTTACCTGGAGCAGTTCATGGGGCGGGGCTGGAAGTCTTCCATTCGTCGACTGTGGCAGCTGCAGGGCCTTTATGCGGCCGTGGCTATTCCGCTCAGCGCCTTTCGACACAATCCCTGGGAGGCCGGCGGTTGGAACAACGCCCTCGTCATCCTGATCATGGTCGTGATCTTCGGAAACCTTTTCCGCATGGTCCCCCGCCTGGCCGGAGAGTTGAAGGTGTTTTGGGCCGGTGTGACGATTTTCATGATTTTCATTTTAAACGCAAACCTTGTCCAGAGGGGCCTTCTGCCGTGGCGCTGGACCGCAGAGCCGATCGGCCTCCTCATCTTCATCGGCTTTCTCGGCTATGCGGTTGCCCGTCGCTTCTTCATGAACGAAAGACAACTCCTCGCCATTGAGCAGGAGATGATTACCGCCCGGCGCATTCAGGCGTCCATCCTGCCCCAACAAATGCCTGAGGTGTTGGGCCTCAACCTGGCCGCCCGCTATCTTCCCATGGCAGCCGTGGCCGGTGATTTCTACGATTTTCTGGTTCTGGACGGGAAGGGAATCGGGATCCTGGTGGCTGACGTGTCGGGACACGGGGTGCCTGCAGCATTGATCGCCTCCATGGTCAAGGTATCGTTTGCTTCACAGGCCCCACTGGCCTTAGACCCGGCCGCCGTGCTCGCGGGGATGAACCAGGTCTTCTGCGGGAAGTTCGAGCGTGAGTTTATCACGGCGGGTTACCTGCTCCTGGATATGGGAAACCGAAAACTCGTTTATGCCGGCGCCGGTCACCCCTCCCCCTTGTTATTGAAAAGGTCGGAAAATAAGATCTACGAGCTTTCGGAAAACGGTCTCATCATGGGACAGTTTCCGGAGGCGCACTATGTGAATGCCGAGTTGGACCTTGGACCCGGCGATCGAATTGTGCTCTACACCGACGGAATCCCGGAGACCACAAACCCCTCCGGTGAATTTTTTGGAGAAGATCGTCTGAAACAGTTCCTTAAAGCGCAGGAACACCGCTCGCCCGGACGGTTCGCAGATGCCTTACTTGAACAGCTCTTCCGATGGTCGGGCAAACGGTCGGGCGAGACGTTGGACGATGACCTGACGTTGATTGTTGTGGATATTGAAACTGCAGCTGCCTCGACCGATTGA
- a CDS encoding transporter, which produces MHIHRLGRMAMRPYREESGVIPYDLIYEFCAFLISRHVLCIAVLIWVSLAPGRMCSQDPNPPPPSKPDQASRDKSETKDDTGEEPDFIVPARPTVSNPAEFQRPGVLQLEMGYNSNFHARGVRSELDTPMAIRFAASRRILLEFDSDNVISQVNSDGFRMTSVGDTQIGIQGVAGHESHSRPGIAFAYYLKLPTASSAKGLGTGRVDHNFIGFVSKKIGNTTLDFNAVYLLAGRQGRAGLASSGQAALAASYNVTRKFVLEAEFSGFSRNDIQSGAIFGLGVIAYQVNRRLVFDAGIRTGFTRGSPRVGALAGLTVGVADFFKRHR; this is translated from the coding sequence ATGCACATACATAGGTTGGGGCGAATGGCGATGCGCCCCTACCGCGAAGAATCCGGCGTGATCCCTTATGACCTTATTTATGAATTCTGCGCTTTTCTCATTTCCCGACATGTTCTTTGCATAGCGGTTTTGATTTGGGTGTCGCTGGCGCCTGGTCGGATGTGCAGTCAGGACCCTAATCCTCCGCCCCCAAGCAAACCTGACCAAGCATCCAGGGACAAGAGCGAAACCAAGGACGACACAGGGGAAGAACCGGACTTCATCGTGCCCGCGCGCCCGACCGTTTCGAATCCGGCCGAGTTCCAGCGACCCGGCGTCCTGCAATTGGAAATGGGATATAACTCAAACTTCCATGCGCGCGGGGTACGGAGTGAGCTGGATACGCCGATGGCGATACGGTTCGCGGCCAGCCGGAGAATCCTGCTGGAGTTCGACAGTGACAATGTGATTTCTCAGGTTAACTCGGACGGGTTCAGGATGACCAGTGTGGGCGACACCCAGATCGGCATCCAGGGCGTTGCCGGCCATGAATCTCATTCGCGACCCGGCATTGCATTCGCCTACTACCTCAAATTGCCGACAGCCAGCAGTGCCAAGGGACTGGGAACGGGACGGGTTGACCACAATTTCATCGGATTTGTCAGCAAGAAAATTGGCAATACCACCCTGGACTTCAATGCAGTCTACCTGCTGGCCGGTCGGCAGGGGAGAGCGGGCCTAGCCTCCAGCGGACAGGCGGCCCTGGCCGCGTCCTACAATGTGACCCGGAAATTCGTCCTGGAAGCCGAATTCAGTGGCTTCAGTCGGAATGACATTCAGTCGGGTGCAATCTTCGGACTCGGCGTGATTGCTTACCAGGTGAACCGACGCCTTGTTTTCGATGCGGGCATTCGGACAGGCTTCACGCGCGGCTCTCCACGGGTGGGGGCGCTCGCCGGATTGACCGTCGGAGTAGCTGATTTTTTCAAGAGGCATCGTTGA